A single window of Nicotiana sylvestris chromosome 3, ASM39365v2, whole genome shotgun sequence DNA harbors:
- the LOC104228606 gene encoding myricetin 7/4'-O-methyltransferase 2-like, producing MSMNENGSIDLLLAQTQTWNHMFNFISSSAAKCAIQLGIPDVVYKHGKPISLSDLTAELSLIDRSKVSFLPILMRFLVHSGFLNQHENEHYSLTPASQLLVKDDPLSMRSYFLIIHDPVLLKAWSCLNDWLQNDSSTAFHTAHEKSLWDYYVQEPRVGDSFNESMASDSRLIANVLITECKHVFEGLTSLVDVGGGTGTVAIAIAKAFPAIKCTVLDLPRVVGNFKGNGNVEFVGGSMFEKIPNANAILFKWILHNWSDEDCVKILKKCKDSIPSREEGGKVIIIDIVLENPNTSNEFVRAQHYMDMLMMVFYAAKQRTKMEWERLFTDAGFNEYKITPTLGTRSLIEIYP from the exons ATGTCAATGAATGAGAATGGATCCATTGATCTTCTCCTAGCTCAAACTCAAACCTGGAACCATATGTTCAACTTCATAAGCTCTTCAGCAGCAAAATGTGCAATTCAGCTAGGCATCCCAGATGTCGTCTACAAACATGGTAAGCCCATATCTCTTTCTGACCTCACTGCTGAACTTTCCCTTATCGACCGTTCCAAGGTTTCCTTCTTGCCAATTTTAATGCGGTTTTTAGTTCATTCTGGTTTCTTAAACCAACATGAAAATGAACATTACTCTCTTACCCCAGCTAGTCAACTTCTTGTGAAAGATGACCCCTTGAGTATGAGGTCATACTTTTTGATCATCCATGATCCAGTTCTTTTAAAAGCATGGTCTTGTTTAAATGATTGGTTACAAAATGATTCCTCCACTGCTTTTCATACTGCTCATGAGAAATCTTTATGGGATTACTATGTGCAAGAACCAAGAGTAGGTGATAGTTTCAATGAGTCAATGGCTAGTGACTCGAGATTGATTGCCAATGTTCTTATTACGGAGTGTAAACATGTTTTTGAGGGATTAACGTCGTTGGTGGATGTTGGAGGTGGCACTGGCACTGTGGCCATTGCTATAGCCAAAGCTTTTCCTGCCATAAAATGCACAGTACTTGATCTCCCTCGCGTAGTAGGAAACTTCAAGGGAAATGGGAATGTGGAGTTTGTCGGAGGAAGCATGTTTGAGAAAATTCCTAATGCTAATGCAATCTTATTCAAG TGGATTCTGCATAACTGGAGCGATGAAGACTGTGTGAAGATACTGAAGAAATGCAAAGATTCTATTCCGAGTAGGGAAGAAGGAGGGAAGGTGATAATCATAGACATAGTGCTCGAAAATCCGAATACGAGCAATGAGTTTGTTCGAGCACAGCATTATATGGACATGTTGATGATGGTTTTCTATGCTGCCAAACAGAGAACTAAAATGGAATGGGAAAGGCTCTTCACTGATGCTGGTTTCAACGAATACAAAATAACTCCCACTTTAGGAACAAGGTCTCTTATTGAAATATACCCTTGA